The Equus caballus isolate H_3958 breed thoroughbred chromosome 13, TB-T2T, whole genome shotgun sequence genome includes a window with the following:
- the TSC22D4 gene encoding TSC22 domain family protein 4 isoform X1 — protein sequence MSGGKKKSSFQITSVTTDYEGPGSPGDPDSPAPPAPTGPPPRVPNGEPNPEPGGKGTPRNGSPPPGAPASRFRVVKLPQGLGEPYRRGRWTCVDVYERDLEPPSFGRLLEGIRGASGGAGGRSLDSRLELASLGLSAPTPQPSLSQGLASWLRPPPTSPGPQARSFTGGLGQLAVPGKAKVETPPMSASPPQQRPPEPGTGDSAGPSRAATPLPSLRVEVEAGGSAAVTPPLSRTKDGALQLRMELVAPEEMGQPHSEGGGLPFPTTHPSQPRLQLRLKPNFPEDLRNWVPPLDSRPGSPALYFFPDASLVHKSPDPFGAAAAQSLSLARSMLAISGHLDSDDDSGSGSLGGIDNKIEQAMDLVKSHLMFAVREEVEVLKEQIRDLAERNAALEQENGLLRALASPEQLAQLPSSGVPRLGPPAPNGPSV from the exons ATGAGTGGGGGCAAGAAGAAGAGTAGTTTCCAGATCACCAGCGTCACCACGGACTACGAGGGCCCTGGGAGCCCTGGGGATCCAGATTCCCCTGCCCCGCCGGCCCCCACTGGGCCCCCGCCCCGCGTGCCCAATGGGGAGCCCAACCCCGAGCCAGGGGGCAAGGGCACCCCCCGGAATGGCTCCCCGCCGCCTGGGGCCCCCGCCTCCCGTTTCCGGGTGGTGAAGctgccccagggcctgggagagCCTTATCGCCGAGGCCGTTGGACGTGTGTGGATGTTTACGAGAGAGACCTGGAGCCCCCTAGTTTTGGCCGGCTCCTGGAGGGAATTCGAGGGGCCTCAGGGGGTGCTGGGGGCAGATCTTTGGATTCCAGGTTGGAGCTGGCCAGCTTGGGCCTGAGCGCCCCTACCCCACAGCCAAGCCTGTCTCAGGGCCTCGCCTCCTGGCTCCggccacctcccacctcccctggaCCTCAGGCCCGGTCCTTCACTGGGGGGCTGGGCCAGCTGGCGGTGCCCGGCAAGGCCAAGGTGGAGACACCCCCCATGtcagcctccccaccccagcagcgCCCCCCAGAGCCTGGGACCGGGGATAGCGCAGGCCCATCCCGGGCCGCCACGCCCCTGCCCTCCCTGAGGGTGGAAGTGGAGGCTGGGGGCTCAGCAGCGGTGACCCCTCCACTGTCCCGAACAAAGGATGGAGCCCTGCAGCTGAGGATGGAGTTGGTTGCTCCGGAGGAGATGGGGCAG CCCCATTCCGAAGGTGGGGGTCTTCCTTTCCCCACTACTCACCCATCCCAGCCCCGTCTCCAGCTTCGTCTGAAGCCAAATTTTCCCGAGGACCTGAGGAATTGG GTGCCCCCACTTGACTCTCGCCCCGGCTCCCCGGCCCTCTACTTCTTCCCCGATGCCAGTCTGGTACACAAGTCTCCAGACCCCTTTGGAGCAGCGGCAGCCCAGAGCCTCAGCCTGGCCCGTTCCATGTTGGCCATCAGTGGCCACCTGGACAGCGATGACGACAG TGGCTCCGGAAGCCTGGGTGGCATTGACAACAAGATCGAACAAGCCATG GACTTGGTGAAGTCCCACCTCATGTTTGCGGTCCGAGAGGAGGTGGAGGTGCTGAAGGAGCAGATCCGGGACCTGGCCGAGCGGAATGCCGCACTGGAGCAGGAGAATGGACTGCTGCGTGCCCTGGCCAGCCCCGAGCAGCTGGCGCAGCTGCCCTCCTCGGGGGTCCCGCGGCTTGGGCCCCCGGCGCCTAATGGGCCCTCCGTCTGA
- the TSC22D4 gene encoding TSC22 domain family protein 4 isoform X2 codes for MSGGKKKSSFQITSVTTDYEGPGSPGDPDSPAPPAPTGPPPRVPNGEPNPEPGGKGTPRNGSPPPGAPASRFRVVKLPQGLGEPYRRGRWTCVDVYERDLEPPSFGRLLEGIRGASGGAGGRSLDSRLELASLGLSAPTPQPSLSQGLASWLRPPPTSPGPQARSFTGGLGQLAVPGKAKVETPPMSASPPQQRPPEPGTGDSAGPSRAATPLPSLRVEVEAGGSAAVTPPLSRTKDGALQLRMELVAPEEMGQVPPLDSRPGSPALYFFPDASLVHKSPDPFGAAAAQSLSLARSMLAISGHLDSDDDSGSGSLGGIDNKIEQAMDLVKSHLMFAVREEVEVLKEQIRDLAERNAALEQENGLLRALASPEQLAQLPSSGVPRLGPPAPNGPSV; via the exons ATGAGTGGGGGCAAGAAGAAGAGTAGTTTCCAGATCACCAGCGTCACCACGGACTACGAGGGCCCTGGGAGCCCTGGGGATCCAGATTCCCCTGCCCCGCCGGCCCCCACTGGGCCCCCGCCCCGCGTGCCCAATGGGGAGCCCAACCCCGAGCCAGGGGGCAAGGGCACCCCCCGGAATGGCTCCCCGCCGCCTGGGGCCCCCGCCTCCCGTTTCCGGGTGGTGAAGctgccccagggcctgggagagCCTTATCGCCGAGGCCGTTGGACGTGTGTGGATGTTTACGAGAGAGACCTGGAGCCCCCTAGTTTTGGCCGGCTCCTGGAGGGAATTCGAGGGGCCTCAGGGGGTGCTGGGGGCAGATCTTTGGATTCCAGGTTGGAGCTGGCCAGCTTGGGCCTGAGCGCCCCTACCCCACAGCCAAGCCTGTCTCAGGGCCTCGCCTCCTGGCTCCggccacctcccacctcccctggaCCTCAGGCCCGGTCCTTCACTGGGGGGCTGGGCCAGCTGGCGGTGCCCGGCAAGGCCAAGGTGGAGACACCCCCCATGtcagcctccccaccccagcagcgCCCCCCAGAGCCTGGGACCGGGGATAGCGCAGGCCCATCCCGGGCCGCCACGCCCCTGCCCTCCCTGAGGGTGGAAGTGGAGGCTGGGGGCTCAGCAGCGGTGACCCCTCCACTGTCCCGAACAAAGGATGGAGCCCTGCAGCTGAGGATGGAGTTGGTTGCTCCGGAGGAGATGGGGCAG GTGCCCCCACTTGACTCTCGCCCCGGCTCCCCGGCCCTCTACTTCTTCCCCGATGCCAGTCTGGTACACAAGTCTCCAGACCCCTTTGGAGCAGCGGCAGCCCAGAGCCTCAGCCTGGCCCGTTCCATGTTGGCCATCAGTGGCCACCTGGACAGCGATGACGACAG TGGCTCCGGAAGCCTGGGTGGCATTGACAACAAGATCGAACAAGCCATG GACTTGGTGAAGTCCCACCTCATGTTTGCGGTCCGAGAGGAGGTGGAGGTGCTGAAGGAGCAGATCCGGGACCTGGCCGAGCGGAATGCCGCACTGGAGCAGGAGAATGGACTGCTGCGTGCCCTGGCCAGCCCCGAGCAGCTGGCGCAGCTGCCCTCCTCGGGGGTCCCGCGGCTTGGGCCCCCGGCGCCTAATGGGCCCTCCGTCTGA
- the NYAP1 gene encoding neuronal tyrosine-phosphorylated phosphoinositide-3-kinase adapter 1 isoform X2 — MNLLYRKTKLEWRQHKEEEAKRSSSKEVASAGPAGPGAGPGPGVRVRDIASLRRSLRMGFMTMPASQEHTPHPCRSAMAPRSLSCHSVGSMDSVGGGPGGGGGGLTEDGSTRRPPAKPRRHPSTKLSMAGSGAETPPSKKAGSQKPTPEGRESSRKVPPQKPRRSPNTQLSVSFDESCPPAPSPRGGNLPLQRLSRGSCVAGDPEVGAQEEEPVYIEMVGDVFRGGGQSVGGLTGPPLGGGGPTPPAGADSDSEESEAIYEEMKYPLPEEAGEGRANGVPPLTATSSPHQPQALQPHMHRRPASALSSRRDGTPTKTTPCEIPPPFPNLLQHRPPLLAFPQAKSASRTPGDGVSRLPVLCHSKEPAGSTPAPQVPARERETPPPPPPPPAANLLLLGPSGRARSHSTPLPPQGSGQPRGERELPNSHSMICPRAAGVPAALPAPAALLPGPPKDKAVSYTMVYSAVKVTTHSVLPAGPPLGAGEPKTEKEISVLHGMLCTSSRSPMPGKSSPHSGAMGAAAGVLHHRGCLASPHSLPDPTAGPLTPLWTYPATAAGLKRPPAYESLKAGGVLNKGCGMGAPSPMVKIQLQEQGTDGGAFASISCAHVIASAGTPEEEEEMGATTFGAGWALQRKVLYGGRKAQELAKVEDGARAWNGSAEGPGKVEREDRGPLASGIPVRSQGAEGLLARIHHGGDRGGSRTALPVPCQTFPACHRNGDFTGGYRLGRSASTSGVRQAALHTPRPCSQPRDAPSQTHPALPLPLPLPLPPQPARERDGKLLEVIERKRCVCKEIKARHRPDRGLCKQESMPILPSWRRGPEPRKSGTPPCRRQHTVLWDTAI; from the exons ATGAACCTCCTCTACCGAAAAACCAAGCTGGAGTGGAGGCAGCACAAGGAGGAGGAGGCCAAGAGGAG ctccagtAAGGAGGTGGCTTCCGCAGGCCCGGCAGGGCCCGGGGCTGGCCCGGGGCCCGGGGTCCGCGTGCGGGACATCGCCTCGCTGCGCCGCTCCCTCAGGATGGGCTTCATGACAATGCCCGCCTCCCAGGAgcacaccccccacccctgccgcAGCGCCATGGCCCCACGCTCCCTCTCCTGCCACTCGGTGGGCAGCATGGACAGTGTTGGGGgtgggcctgggggcggtggggggggtcTCACAGAGGATGGCAGCACTCGGAGACCCCCGGCCAAGCCCCGGAGACACCCCAGCACCAAGCTCAGCATGGCAGGGTCTGGGGCAGAGACACCCCCCAGCAAAAAAGCAG GCTCACAGAAGCCAACTCCAGAGGGCCGAGAGTCCAGCCGGAAGGTTCCTCCACAGAAGCCCAGGCGAAGCCCCAATACCCAGCTCTCTGTCTCCTTCGATGagtcctgccccccagccccctcccctcgaGGGGGGAACCTGCCTCTTCAGCGCCTCAGCAGGGGCTCCTGCGTAGCTGGGGACCCTGAGGTGGGTGCCCAAGAAGAAGAGCCCGTGTACATTGAGATGGTGGGGGACGTCTtcaggggaggagggcaaagtGTGGGGGGCCTCACTGGGCCCCctcttgggggtgggggcccgACCCCTCCAGCTGGCGCCGACTCGGACTCAGAAGAGAGTGAGGCCATATATGAGGAGATGAAGTACCCGCTGCCTGAGGAGGCAGGGGAAGGCCGGGCCAATGGGGTCCCTCCGTTGACAGCGACCTCCTCGCCACACCAGCCTCAAGCCCTTCAGCCCCACATGCACCGCCGTCCAGCCTCAGCCCTCTCAAGCCGGAGGGACGGGACACCCACCAAAACCACTCCTTGTGAAATCCCCCCGCCCTTCCCCAACCTCCTCCAGCACCGTCCTCCGCTCCTGGCTTTCCCCCAAGCCAAGTCTGCTTCCCGAACCCCTGGCGATGGGGTCTCGAGGCTACCGGTCCTCTGCCACTCCAAGGAGCCAGCCGGCTCCACCCCAGCTCCCCAAGTGCCTGCCCGGGAGCGGGAGACGCCTCCCCCGCCGCCTCCGCCTCCTGCTGCCAACCTGCTGCTGCTGGGACCCTCGGGCCGGGCCCGGAGCCACTCAACACCGTTGCCGCCCCAGGGCTCTGGTCAGCCTCGGGGGGAGCGGGAGCTCCCCAACTCCCACAGCATGATCTGCCCCAGGGCGGCAGGGGTGCCAGCAGCCCTTCCTGCCCCGGCCGCCTTGCTCCCCGGCCCCCCCAAGGACAAGGCTGTGTCTTACACCATGGTGTACTCAGCAGTCAAGGTGACCACGCACTCCGTCCTGCCAGCTGGTCCGCCCCTGGGTGCTGGGGAACCAAAGACGGAGAAAGAGATCTCAGTTCTCCATGGGATGCTGTGCACCAGCTCGAGGTCCCCCATGCCTGGGAAGTCCAGTCCCCACAGCGGGGCCATGGGGGCAGCAGCTGGGGTTCTCCATCACCGCGGCTGCCTGGCCTCCCCACACAGCCTTCCGGACCCAACTGCAGGCCCCCTGACCCCTCTTTGGACCTACCCAGCTACAGCAGCTGGCCTCAAGAGACCCCCTGCCTATGAGAGCCTCAAGGCTGGGGGGGTGCTGAATAAGGGCTGTGGAATGGGGGCCCCATCCCCCATGGTCAAGATCCAGCTGCAGGAGCAAGGGACCGATGGGGGTGCCTTTGCCAGCATCTCCTGCGCCCACGTCATCGCCAGTGCAGGGACaccagaggaggaagaagaaatgggCGCCACGACATTTGGGGCAGGCTGGGCTCTGCAGAGGAAGGTCCTGTATGGAGGGAGGAAGGCACAAGAGCTGGCCA AGGTCGAGGACGGTGCCCGAGCCTGGAATGGCAGTGCCGAGGGTCCAGGCAAGGTGGAGCGTGAGGACAGGGGCCCCCTGGCATCAGGGATCCCAGTGAGGAGCCAGGGGGCAGAGGGCCTGCTGGCCAGGATCCACCACGGAGGGGACCGAGGAGGGAGCCGCACGGCGCTGCCTGTACCCTGCCAGACCTTCCCTGCCTGCCACCGCAATGGAG ACTTCACGGGAGGCTACCGCCTGGGGCGCTCCGCCTCCACCTCTGGAGTCCGGCAGGCCGCACTCCACACCCCCCGGCCCTGCAGCCAGCCCAGGGATGCCCCCAGCCAG ACCCACCCCGcactgccgctgccgctgccgctgccccTGCCGCCCCAGCCCGCCCGCGAGCGCGACGGGAAGCTGCTAGAGGTGATTGAGCGCAAGCGCTGCGTGTGCAAGGAGATCAAGGCGCGCCACCGCCCCGACCGAGGCCTCTGCAAGCAGGAGAGCATGCCCATCCTCCCCAGCTGGCGGCGGGGGCCTGAGCCCCGCAAGTCCGGCACCCCGCCCTGCCGCCGGCAGCACACCGTCCTCTGGGACACTGCGATCTGA
- the NYAP1 gene encoding neuronal tyrosine-phosphorylated phosphoinositide-3-kinase adapter 1 isoform X1, protein MNLLYRKTKLEWRQHKEEEAKRSSSKEVASAGPAGPGAGPGPGVRVRDIASLRRSLRMGFMTMPASQEHTPHPCRSAMAPRSLSCHSVGSMDSVGGGPGGGGGGLTEDGSTRRPPAKPRRHPSTKLSMAGSGAETPPSKKAGSQKPTPEGRESSRKVPPQKPRRSPNTQLSVSFDESCPPAPSPRGGNLPLQRLSRGSCVAGDPEVGAQEEEPVYIEMVGDVFRGGGQSVGGLTGPPLGGGGPTPPAGADSDSEESEAIYEEMKYPLPEEAGEGRANGVPPLTATSSPHQPQALQPHMHRRPASALSSRRDGTPTKTTPCEIPPPFPNLLQHRPPLLAFPQAKSASRTPGDGVSRLPVLCHSKEPAGSTPAPQVPARERETPPPPPPPPAANLLLLGPSGRARSHSTPLPPQGSGQPRGERELPNSHSMICPRAAGVPAALPAPAALLPGPPKDKAVSYTMVYSAVKVTTHSVLPAGPPLGAGEPKTEKEISVLHGMLCTSSRSPMPGKSSPHSGAMGAAAGVLHHRGCLASPHSLPDPTAGPLTPLWTYPATAAGLKRPPAYESLKAGGVLNKGCGMGAPSPMVKIQLQEQGTDGGAFASISCAHVIASAGTPEEEEEMGATTFGAGWALQRKVLYGGRKAQELATEVEDGARAWNGSAEGPGKVEREDRGPLASGIPVRSQGAEGLLARIHHGGDRGGSRTALPVPCQTFPACHRNGDFTGGYRLGRSASTSGVRQAALHTPRPCSQPRDAPSQTHPALPLPLPLPLPPQPARERDGKLLEVIERKRCVCKEIKARHRPDRGLCKQESMPILPSWRRGPEPRKSGTPPCRRQHTVLWDTAI, encoded by the exons ATGAACCTCCTCTACCGAAAAACCAAGCTGGAGTGGAGGCAGCACAAGGAGGAGGAGGCCAAGAGGAG ctccagtAAGGAGGTGGCTTCCGCAGGCCCGGCAGGGCCCGGGGCTGGCCCGGGGCCCGGGGTCCGCGTGCGGGACATCGCCTCGCTGCGCCGCTCCCTCAGGATGGGCTTCATGACAATGCCCGCCTCCCAGGAgcacaccccccacccctgccgcAGCGCCATGGCCCCACGCTCCCTCTCCTGCCACTCGGTGGGCAGCATGGACAGTGTTGGGGgtgggcctgggggcggtggggggggtcTCACAGAGGATGGCAGCACTCGGAGACCCCCGGCCAAGCCCCGGAGACACCCCAGCACCAAGCTCAGCATGGCAGGGTCTGGGGCAGAGACACCCCCCAGCAAAAAAGCAG GCTCACAGAAGCCAACTCCAGAGGGCCGAGAGTCCAGCCGGAAGGTTCCTCCACAGAAGCCCAGGCGAAGCCCCAATACCCAGCTCTCTGTCTCCTTCGATGagtcctgccccccagccccctcccctcgaGGGGGGAACCTGCCTCTTCAGCGCCTCAGCAGGGGCTCCTGCGTAGCTGGGGACCCTGAGGTGGGTGCCCAAGAAGAAGAGCCCGTGTACATTGAGATGGTGGGGGACGTCTtcaggggaggagggcaaagtGTGGGGGGCCTCACTGGGCCCCctcttgggggtgggggcccgACCCCTCCAGCTGGCGCCGACTCGGACTCAGAAGAGAGTGAGGCCATATATGAGGAGATGAAGTACCCGCTGCCTGAGGAGGCAGGGGAAGGCCGGGCCAATGGGGTCCCTCCGTTGACAGCGACCTCCTCGCCACACCAGCCTCAAGCCCTTCAGCCCCACATGCACCGCCGTCCAGCCTCAGCCCTCTCAAGCCGGAGGGACGGGACACCCACCAAAACCACTCCTTGTGAAATCCCCCCGCCCTTCCCCAACCTCCTCCAGCACCGTCCTCCGCTCCTGGCTTTCCCCCAAGCCAAGTCTGCTTCCCGAACCCCTGGCGATGGGGTCTCGAGGCTACCGGTCCTCTGCCACTCCAAGGAGCCAGCCGGCTCCACCCCAGCTCCCCAAGTGCCTGCCCGGGAGCGGGAGACGCCTCCCCCGCCGCCTCCGCCTCCTGCTGCCAACCTGCTGCTGCTGGGACCCTCGGGCCGGGCCCGGAGCCACTCAACACCGTTGCCGCCCCAGGGCTCTGGTCAGCCTCGGGGGGAGCGGGAGCTCCCCAACTCCCACAGCATGATCTGCCCCAGGGCGGCAGGGGTGCCAGCAGCCCTTCCTGCCCCGGCCGCCTTGCTCCCCGGCCCCCCCAAGGACAAGGCTGTGTCTTACACCATGGTGTACTCAGCAGTCAAGGTGACCACGCACTCCGTCCTGCCAGCTGGTCCGCCCCTGGGTGCTGGGGAACCAAAGACGGAGAAAGAGATCTCAGTTCTCCATGGGATGCTGTGCACCAGCTCGAGGTCCCCCATGCCTGGGAAGTCCAGTCCCCACAGCGGGGCCATGGGGGCAGCAGCTGGGGTTCTCCATCACCGCGGCTGCCTGGCCTCCCCACACAGCCTTCCGGACCCAACTGCAGGCCCCCTGACCCCTCTTTGGACCTACCCAGCTACAGCAGCTGGCCTCAAGAGACCCCCTGCCTATGAGAGCCTCAAGGCTGGGGGGGTGCTGAATAAGGGCTGTGGAATGGGGGCCCCATCCCCCATGGTCAAGATCCAGCTGCAGGAGCAAGGGACCGATGGGGGTGCCTTTGCCAGCATCTCCTGCGCCCACGTCATCGCCAGTGCAGGGACaccagaggaggaagaagaaatgggCGCCACGACATTTGGGGCAGGCTGGGCTCTGCAGAGGAAGGTCCTGTATGGAGGGAGGAAGGCACAAGAGCTGGCCA CAGAGGTCGAGGACGGTGCCCGAGCCTGGAATGGCAGTGCCGAGGGTCCAGGCAAGGTGGAGCGTGAGGACAGGGGCCCCCTGGCATCAGGGATCCCAGTGAGGAGCCAGGGGGCAGAGGGCCTGCTGGCCAGGATCCACCACGGAGGGGACCGAGGAGGGAGCCGCACGGCGCTGCCTGTACCCTGCCAGACCTTCCCTGCCTGCCACCGCAATGGAG ACTTCACGGGAGGCTACCGCCTGGGGCGCTCCGCCTCCACCTCTGGAGTCCGGCAGGCCGCACTCCACACCCCCCGGCCCTGCAGCCAGCCCAGGGATGCCCCCAGCCAG ACCCACCCCGcactgccgctgccgctgccgctgccccTGCCGCCCCAGCCCGCCCGCGAGCGCGACGGGAAGCTGCTAGAGGTGATTGAGCGCAAGCGCTGCGTGTGCAAGGAGATCAAGGCGCGCCACCGCCCCGACCGAGGCCTCTGCAAGCAGGAGAGCATGCCCATCCTCCCCAGCTGGCGGCGGGGGCCTGAGCCCCGCAAGTCCGGCACCCCGCCCTGCCGCCGGCAGCACACCGTCCTCTGGGACACTGCGATCTGA
- the NYAP1 gene encoding neuronal tyrosine-phosphorylated phosphoinositide-3-kinase adapter 1 isoform X3, translating to MEQSRGGSSSKEVASAGPAGPGAGPGPGVRVRDIASLRRSLRMGFMTMPASQEHTPHPCRSAMAPRSLSCHSVGSMDSVGGGPGGGGGGLTEDGSTRRPPAKPRRHPSTKLSMAGSGAETPPSKKAGSQKPTPEGRESSRKVPPQKPRRSPNTQLSVSFDESCPPAPSPRGGNLPLQRLSRGSCVAGDPEVGAQEEEPVYIEMVGDVFRGGGQSVGGLTGPPLGGGGPTPPAGADSDSEESEAIYEEMKYPLPEEAGEGRANGVPPLTATSSPHQPQALQPHMHRRPASALSSRRDGTPTKTTPCEIPPPFPNLLQHRPPLLAFPQAKSASRTPGDGVSRLPVLCHSKEPAGSTPAPQVPARERETPPPPPPPPAANLLLLGPSGRARSHSTPLPPQGSGQPRGERELPNSHSMICPRAAGVPAALPAPAALLPGPPKDKAVSYTMVYSAVKVTTHSVLPAGPPLGAGEPKTEKEISVLHGMLCTSSRSPMPGKSSPHSGAMGAAAGVLHHRGCLASPHSLPDPTAGPLTPLWTYPATAAGLKRPPAYESLKAGGVLNKGCGMGAPSPMVKIQLQEQGTDGGAFASISCAHVIASAGTPEEEEEMGATTFGAGWALQRKVLYGGRKAQELATEVEDGARAWNGSAEGPGKVEREDRGPLASGIPVRSQGAEGLLARIHHGGDRGGSRTALPVPCQTFPACHRNGDFTGGYRLGRSASTSGVRQAALHTPRPCSQPRDAPSQTHPALPLPLPLPLPPQPARERDGKLLEVIERKRCVCKEIKARHRPDRGLCKQESMPILPSWRRGPEPRKSGTPPCRRQHTVLWDTAI from the exons ATGGAGCAGAGCCGTGGTGGcag ctccagtAAGGAGGTGGCTTCCGCAGGCCCGGCAGGGCCCGGGGCTGGCCCGGGGCCCGGGGTCCGCGTGCGGGACATCGCCTCGCTGCGCCGCTCCCTCAGGATGGGCTTCATGACAATGCCCGCCTCCCAGGAgcacaccccccacccctgccgcAGCGCCATGGCCCCACGCTCCCTCTCCTGCCACTCGGTGGGCAGCATGGACAGTGTTGGGGgtgggcctgggggcggtggggggggtcTCACAGAGGATGGCAGCACTCGGAGACCCCCGGCCAAGCCCCGGAGACACCCCAGCACCAAGCTCAGCATGGCAGGGTCTGGGGCAGAGACACCCCCCAGCAAAAAAGCAG GCTCACAGAAGCCAACTCCAGAGGGCCGAGAGTCCAGCCGGAAGGTTCCTCCACAGAAGCCCAGGCGAAGCCCCAATACCCAGCTCTCTGTCTCCTTCGATGagtcctgccccccagccccctcccctcgaGGGGGGAACCTGCCTCTTCAGCGCCTCAGCAGGGGCTCCTGCGTAGCTGGGGACCCTGAGGTGGGTGCCCAAGAAGAAGAGCCCGTGTACATTGAGATGGTGGGGGACGTCTtcaggggaggagggcaaagtGTGGGGGGCCTCACTGGGCCCCctcttgggggtgggggcccgACCCCTCCAGCTGGCGCCGACTCGGACTCAGAAGAGAGTGAGGCCATATATGAGGAGATGAAGTACCCGCTGCCTGAGGAGGCAGGGGAAGGCCGGGCCAATGGGGTCCCTCCGTTGACAGCGACCTCCTCGCCACACCAGCCTCAAGCCCTTCAGCCCCACATGCACCGCCGTCCAGCCTCAGCCCTCTCAAGCCGGAGGGACGGGACACCCACCAAAACCACTCCTTGTGAAATCCCCCCGCCCTTCCCCAACCTCCTCCAGCACCGTCCTCCGCTCCTGGCTTTCCCCCAAGCCAAGTCTGCTTCCCGAACCCCTGGCGATGGGGTCTCGAGGCTACCGGTCCTCTGCCACTCCAAGGAGCCAGCCGGCTCCACCCCAGCTCCCCAAGTGCCTGCCCGGGAGCGGGAGACGCCTCCCCCGCCGCCTCCGCCTCCTGCTGCCAACCTGCTGCTGCTGGGACCCTCGGGCCGGGCCCGGAGCCACTCAACACCGTTGCCGCCCCAGGGCTCTGGTCAGCCTCGGGGGGAGCGGGAGCTCCCCAACTCCCACAGCATGATCTGCCCCAGGGCGGCAGGGGTGCCAGCAGCCCTTCCTGCCCCGGCCGCCTTGCTCCCCGGCCCCCCCAAGGACAAGGCTGTGTCTTACACCATGGTGTACTCAGCAGTCAAGGTGACCACGCACTCCGTCCTGCCAGCTGGTCCGCCCCTGGGTGCTGGGGAACCAAAGACGGAGAAAGAGATCTCAGTTCTCCATGGGATGCTGTGCACCAGCTCGAGGTCCCCCATGCCTGGGAAGTCCAGTCCCCACAGCGGGGCCATGGGGGCAGCAGCTGGGGTTCTCCATCACCGCGGCTGCCTGGCCTCCCCACACAGCCTTCCGGACCCAACTGCAGGCCCCCTGACCCCTCTTTGGACCTACCCAGCTACAGCAGCTGGCCTCAAGAGACCCCCTGCCTATGAGAGCCTCAAGGCTGGGGGGGTGCTGAATAAGGGCTGTGGAATGGGGGCCCCATCCCCCATGGTCAAGATCCAGCTGCAGGAGCAAGGGACCGATGGGGGTGCCTTTGCCAGCATCTCCTGCGCCCACGTCATCGCCAGTGCAGGGACaccagaggaggaagaagaaatgggCGCCACGACATTTGGGGCAGGCTGGGCTCTGCAGAGGAAGGTCCTGTATGGAGGGAGGAAGGCACAAGAGCTGGCCA CAGAGGTCGAGGACGGTGCCCGAGCCTGGAATGGCAGTGCCGAGGGTCCAGGCAAGGTGGAGCGTGAGGACAGGGGCCCCCTGGCATCAGGGATCCCAGTGAGGAGCCAGGGGGCAGAGGGCCTGCTGGCCAGGATCCACCACGGAGGGGACCGAGGAGGGAGCCGCACGGCGCTGCCTGTACCCTGCCAGACCTTCCCTGCCTGCCACCGCAATGGAG ACTTCACGGGAGGCTACCGCCTGGGGCGCTCCGCCTCCACCTCTGGAGTCCGGCAGGCCGCACTCCACACCCCCCGGCCCTGCAGCCAGCCCAGGGATGCCCCCAGCCAG ACCCACCCCGcactgccgctgccgctgccgctgccccTGCCGCCCCAGCCCGCCCGCGAGCGCGACGGGAAGCTGCTAGAGGTGATTGAGCGCAAGCGCTGCGTGTGCAAGGAGATCAAGGCGCGCCACCGCCCCGACCGAGGCCTCTGCAAGCAGGAGAGCATGCCCATCCTCCCCAGCTGGCGGCGGGGGCCTGAGCCCCGCAAGTCCGGCACCCCGCCCTGCCGCCGGCAGCACACCGTCCTCTGGGACACTGCGATCTGA